The DNA window CATCCGTGGAAAACAATTTTCACCTCGGTAATTTCTGCTTTTTTGGTTAGTcaggtaatttttgttttttttactgagtttcaaattttaattttataaaaattaaaataatatattttttatttatagaaactttcttttcaattattttccatgaaaaaattcatattacattaattttaatcaaacatatatatatatattttaaatttactttttaaccacaattaaaaatattttttaaatttaatatttttaaaccacaactataaaaattatcacaacGCGGAACACACAATTAAAATACACTAATCAATCCGGTCAGTTAAATCAATATCTCGCGTTATGATTTAAGAAATGTGTTCTagaatcaaataaatagagaatagATGTAAAAATCTCATTGGGGTTTATGTTTACTAACAGTATAATAGTGTTCGactctttaatttattaataatgtattTCCAAGATCCTTCCTGGCGTGTTCTCTTCAAGCCCTCTGGGGGATTAGGCTGTGAATGATTTTGAGACAGTTTCAACTGGTGGTAGCTTGCAACAttatacaatatattaaaagtacTCATAGTTCCTCTTACTGTTTACTCAGatttaaaatattgtgaattAAAGCAATATAATAACAATCTAGTACTTACCATAAAAAGTTACAAGGTCAACGAGAGTAGTGAGGTTGTCTTCTCACTGGGATATATTTGTTATTGAATGAATAGTTGGAGAGAAAATGATCACTTCAAGTTTTGATAGGGCTGTCCTGGATATTAGCCAGATCCGAGCCCCCATGTGACGACACATGGTGTTTGGGCTGATCTACCTATGCGCTGAGTCAGACTCGACGTGACGCTGTggccacaaataataatattttttagtattaatactttcaatgataataaaaataataatctttgtaccacaaataataatattttttagtattaatactttcaatgataataaaaataataatctttgtaccacaaataataatatttttgatattaatacttttaactacaatacaaataaatattattactttcaattataataaaataaaaatatttgtactgcaaataataatatttttgatattaatgctTTGAACTATAATAGAAATAGTAAtagtaaaatttataatacaaataatagtatttttaatattaataccttcaattataataaaaatgataatatttatggttcaaataataataataataataataataataattttatccttcaaatcaactatatgatttttctttggtGGTAATAACATGTTGGACCGGGACACGTCCACGGCCAACCCCACATTGGGTTTGGACGCGACTGCGTCCAACTCTATGTTGGGCTTGGACGCGTCCACGCCCAATCCCATGTTGGGTCTGGACGCCACAACGACCAACTCCATGTTGGGTCTGGAAGCGACCGGGCCCAATGCTAGGTTGGGCCTGGACGCATCCATGCTTAACCCAACGTTGGGTCTGGACGCGACTGCGTCCAATGCCATGTTGGACCTGGACACGTCCTCGCCCAACCCTATGTTGGGTCTAGACGCGACCGTGTCCACCACCATGTTGGACCTAGACGCCTCTACGCCCAACCCCACATTGAGTCTGGACGTGACCGCGTCCACCGCCATGTTGGGCCTGGACACGACCGAGGCCAActtcatgttattatttttataataattaatattattaataaaataattactagattagaaaaaaatattattaatattgaaaaacaaccatagatttgaattgaaggtaaaattaaaaattactacgTGGGGACACGTGGTGCTTGAGCTGCCTGCTTGAATGCTGTGCAGACCAAGCACACACGTGGCATTTAGGCTGGTTGCCTGTGTGCCGAGCTGTCCAAACGCACACGTTGCACGCTGGCGAGTGccaactattattatttttattataattctaaatattcatctaaaaattattattatttgtgttagaaatattattatttgtattataattaaaagtattaaaattattaacacCATCAAAGAGCAACCATACATTTTTTgaagaatgattaaaaataggACCTAAAATAGTCTTGAGTCCTGCCCAGGACAAGACCTAAATAGCCTTGCGTCCAGGTTGGGCAACACCCAAGCTAACCTTGGGTTCTGCCAGGTGCAGGACCTAAAATAGCATTGAGTCCTTGCCAAGGCAGGGCCTAAATTACCTTGGGTTCTGCAAGCTACAGGATCCAAAATAACTTTGGGTTCATTCGTATGCaggacctaaaaaaatattggatccTGGCCACGGAAGGACCTAAATACCCTTGGATCCTGCCGGTGCATGACCCAAATAGGCTTGGGTCCTGGCTGTAGGACCTAAATAAGCTTGGGTCCTAACACGAGTACTATAGACTGAGAATGCTTTCACTGAACTGCACTATTTGATAGGAACATGTGGCTATAGCACAATCCCTCTATAACCTTGGATCATTGACCATGCAAGACCCAAAATAAACTTGAGTACTGCGAGTGCAAGACCCAAATAACCTAATCTTGGGTCTTGCAATATGGAGGACTCAAAATAGCAATAGATCTTGTCAATATCAGAAcccaaatttttaataaaagtaaaaggTGAATCTATAGCGTAACATGGCCACCTAACTATTACTTATAGATATTGTATTTTGTGATTTGTGAATGAATAGGGCTCTAGGTATCAAAATAAGCAATAATTAAATACTATCATAGCATTCCACTTGACTCGAACACACGATTAAATCAAGTAATTTTACTTTGTAAATCACAAATTTGAATCTCTCCTCCTCCAACAGACCCGATCTCTCTTTCCAACGGTCACAaactaccataaaaaaaactcgacAGAAATCAGCCCCTTCTTCCATCTTTTCCAAACACCAACACAACCCCTCTCCCCCACATCTTCACCACCAAAAATCCAGCAGCCCTAACCCACAAACATCACAAATTAAACTCGTAGCAACCCTGAAACAACCACATTTTAATCGAATATTAAggctatttatataatttgtatcTGGGTTGAGTTTCGTGCTGGATAGAGCAATATTCATATCCCATCTGAACCTGATATTTTGAATTCGAGTATTACTTGAACCTACCCTGAATATGAAAAAACTTTCTACCCATTGCAGTTATTTCGAATTAACATCTACTAGGTTCGGATAGGTTCGGATGAAATTATCGTGCCTACTTAAAAGTCAAAGCTGCCACGGGGACCTTTCTGTTTTAaccattattaaaaattaaaaatcataaaaacaaaacaaacaaaaatatatttaaaataaatccagtaaaaaaagggaaaggaaaataaaaaaataaattaagctgTTCTTTCAAAAAGGCTAATATCTCTCTCCTGTGCGCACACACCTCCTCAATTCACTCTCCCTCTCTCACCCCCTAAAATAAGactgaaaaaaacacaaatccaGTCGTATCCAATTCCAATCTCTGAATCCGAAAACCAAAGAATTCGATTTctatcctttccttttccttttccttgtcaatttctatttcatttttttccatatGTAATGCATCAGAAGAAATCAGAAATCCAAATCGGAAAAGAAAGCACCGGCATCTCTTCCGATTTCTCAACTACGTTAAACCCGCAATTTCTCATCCTCCACCACTTCCAACAACAAAATGACCCAATTACCCCTCCTTCTCCTCCCTGTTCTTCCCCAACTCCTTACAAAAGACCTCTCTTAACGACCACGACCACGACCACAACCCCTCATAGCCAAACCCCTCATCGTTCCAATTCACTCTCTAAATCCCCTACTATTTACCATTTTTCCACGACCCATCAACCCCAGTCTCTCTTTTCCGTCTCCACTGCCGTTAAAGCTGCCGCCTTTCGATTTCTCTGCCCCCGTTTGGCTCGCCTGAAAGTGCACCTCCGCTTGATTCTCTTGCTCTCGCTTCCCTTCTTTTATTTCCTGGTTTCGCATCCGAGTCATTcgtttttgcttgattttttatctgCTTTTGCATTTTCTGCTGCTTTGTTATTGTCTCTTAATTTAGCTTTGCCTAGATTGCCTTCAATTCGACTGTTTTTATCGCGGTCATTTGCCATTAATAAGCTTAGGAACTCAGCATCCAGACATCCTTTACCGGTGTTTTGGTCAATTGGATCGAAGCCAAAACCGGAGAAAAGGGCGACTTCGGGTTGTTTTGTTCAGGATTATAGTAACGGAGACGTTTATGAAGGTGAATTTCATAAGGGAAAGTGTTCAGGAAGTggggtttattattattatatgagtGGAAGATATGAAGGTGATTGGATTGATGGGAAATACGATGGCTATGGAGTGGAAACTTGGGCTAGAGGGAGTCGGTATCGAGGGCAATATAGGCAAGGACTTAGACATGGATTTGGGGTGTATAGGTTTTATACAGGAGATGTTTATGCCGGTGAATGGTCTAATGGACAAAGTCATGGTTGTGGAGTTCATACTTGTGAGGACGGGAGTCGGTATGTTGGTGAATTCAAGTGGGGTGTCAAGCACGGACTCGGGCATTACCATTTCAGgtaaatttgatgaattttgcTATTTggaatttatactttttttatgcTGTTAAAATTTTTGCCATTTGATGCTACTGGCCTTTTGggattgaatttgagaaaatGCACGTGGATTTTGGTATCGCATTTGATTTTCTAGTTTCAGGATCgtggaattttttaaaagatggcATTAGCTGGATATGTTTGGAAATATTATTGTGGAAGCTATTTGAATAGTGGTTTTCCCttgaataaattttgatttgatgaaaGGAATCGGGAAGCTGGGCATAAAAAATGCAACTTAACGGATTGCAAACATGCAACCAATCTACCTCAAATAATTTATGGAAATGCAAGTGCTTATAGTACTATTTAAAGAACATATTGCAGATGGAATTGACAAATTCTAGATACAGCAAATCATAATGGATTGTTCTAAATCTGTTATTGAGAAGTCAATTGTAAATGTGAGAAATACTCCTCTTCGTTCATTGTCATTTGGCTGagtcattttaattattatcattattgtttttcttgttcttgttgttgtGAATTTGTGTAATTTTAGTCATCCAAACTGGATTCTAGAATTGGATCTCTTAAAGACAAGATTTCTGGACTAGTTCAGTAGGAAAATTGTGtcctttaaaaaacataattcaaataggTTCTCCCATCACGAAGCAATGAGTGGATGATCACTTGTAGCATAAATTCTCCTAAGCTTGCACACAGTTTAACAATGTGTACTCATATGTTTAGTCCCGAGTGTTCAACCAGGGACGCGTGTACGGGTAAACTTGAAAAGGTTGGCTCAAACTTGCTTGATTTATAAGGAAGTTGGGTTGAATTTTGTTACTTTACTACTCTTGACTTCCTTTGTAATTGCAAAACTCTGCGAGTTGCAAATTGTGTGCTGTTCTTTTCTTAGTACTCGGACTacaaaacttataaaaatgTTAAGTCTGGACAGATAGGATGATAGACGCctccttaatttttaatctttatttttatatctagcAACATATTATTGTAGTTTTcttgcttattattattattattatttttttaatatctttgtATCTCTTATAACCCATGGAGCCTGTCAAAGGTTCATGGACTTGTCAGACAAGATCTTAGAGAGGTCTCTTAGGTTAGAAAATTTTTGGAAAACCGtgttattgtttttcatgtatCGTACTCTCTATGGATTGTTAATCTATCACGTGTAATAGGAtggaaaatctttttctttgggAGTGATGTTTCTTTGAGCTGTCTTATATTCAGTGGTAAGGATAATAATTCCTGTACGAATTAAATAATAACGATGCTTGTTACTCTGATGTCCTTTCCAGCTGATTTTTTGGACTATCTCAAGTATGAAATTATCTACGtgtatttgtattttacttCAACAATGTTCATCATTATTTGGCAATTACCAATGCTCTTTAAAGCATTCATAGATATTATTTGGGGTCACAGGGATAACTATTAGATGTcagttttaatttcatctcccGTTCTATTGTCACACTTTAGTTGGCTTTAGTTAACATGACTAACCAAAATAGAGAATGTTTTTCATCCTTTCTTCAACTGAAAGCTGAGATGGCAAAGCAGTTGATAAGTGAACGATAAGGGAAAAGGAAatttgttgaagaatgaaaaaaataatgtataggTAATGGCTATAGAATTGTCATTGATCATCTTTTTAACTTAGCTCCGGTCGCAACTGCACTATCTGGGGTTGTTTTGCTGATTTTGACTTACTGTGGTTGATATTACAGTGCTCGAGGAGGATTTGATGTCATTATACTTAAGAGAACTTGATACTGCTTTAATCACCTAACAAGAATCTGGCTTTTTTAACACAGCGAAAATTTTAAGGTGCTTCTGATCGGTCTGTTCATTTAACTCATTCAGTTCTGGAGTTTATATAATGGGATAAGTTGTTCATAGTTTTCAGCTTGTGCTAGTTCTCTTTCTCACTTTCTTCACTTCTATTTAGATAGGATGAAATGGATTGTAGGAAATCGAATGGCCTATCCCAATCAGTTCCGGGTTATGGATTATTGattaaacatggtttttttgtcATCTTTAGATCTCTTTATCTGTAGATTGTGGCGTGCCCCGTGCATGTGTATATCAATAAACTTATCATTTTATGTTAGCAAGTTTTACAGCCTTATTAGCTGCTCCAAATATCCATATTGCTGTATCAATCATCTAAAACTGGTGTTTTTGCTCCCATGCCTACTCATCTGGTTTCTAATTATTCAGAAATGGGGATACATATGCTGGAGAATATTTTGCCGACAAGATGCATGGCTTTGGTGTCTATCGTTTTGCAAATGGGCATCGGTATGAGGGAGCCTGGCATGAGGGTAGAAGGCAAGGCCTGGGAATGTACACATTCAGAAATGGGGAGACTCAGTCTGGTCACTGGCAAAATGGAATTCTTGATGTCCCAAGCACGCAGAACACCTCTCATCCTGTATCTCCGGTTGCTGTTTATCATTCCAAAGTACTCAATGCAGTGCAGGTGTGCACACTTTTAAACTTGACTCCTTGCATAGTGCTTGCAATTGTATTCATATGGAAAGATTTTGCATTTTTCACTGTTAGTTGATGCCACCTTTACATTGCTGCCATTTTGCTTTCAAagatcctttttatttattttaaccatCCAAACTTTCAGTCAGTAATTGTGATGTGCAAATGGGACACGAATGACACAGAGCCCACTTGTCTTTCAACTTGGAATGGAGAAATAAGCATTGTGTGATCATACTGGTTTTCTTTTCTACTAACTACTTGTTCTTGCATGCAATTAGGAAGCAAGACGGGCAGCGGAAAAGGCTTATGATGTTGCAAAAGTTGATGAAAGAGTGAATAGGGCAGTAGCAGCAGCTAACAGAGCAGCTAATGCAGCTAGAGTGGCAGCAGTTAAAGCTGTTCAGAAACAAATGCATCATAACAGTAACAATGATAACATTCCGATTCCATTTGTGTGAGACTTCCATACTTGATCATTAATTAGGCAATCTACCAAGACCGTGACAAGAGGATATGGCTTTGCGGTTCCTTTTCAAAAACTTCATAGCTTGGACAACCATCTTCTCTGCAGCCTATTCTTTCTTTAAGAGGCTGTAACCTAAGATTCAAACTTGGAGTCCATGTTTGAACAGAGGGAGCTAGTGTGGAGTCTTGTTTGCTTTGACATCATGTATACATAGACGATACTGCTAGCAAGCAGGAGTGGGGGGGCTGTCTATTCGAGGCTTTTTTTTGCTTGTAGATTTGTATAGATGAGTTAGATGTATTGTAGTATAAGGGAGCTGGTGGTGCCCAGGTGAAACCTCAGCCCATCTCAATGCTGTAAGTGAACTTGAGTATCATCAATGAGATATAATCATGCTCCTTTCGCATGTTAAATattctttcttttgacttgtaaaATTCGACAGAAGGCACAGATGGAAATCGATGTGATTACTTTCGAGTTCAACCTTCATGCTTTAGTTGTAATTGAGCTCTTTGCATATGGATTTCGATTTCGACCTTTACATTCAGGGGCATCCAGTAAGTGACGCTACAAAGAGTACCGTTAATTTTGCTGAATATTTCTTCACAGATATTTTTCACTTGCTGAAATTTCAACCATTAAGTTGAATTTGGTTTTAGCTTAAAAGCAGTAAATGCTACTCTTGTAATTTTTACCCTCTTTTCAACATGTTTGTGTGAATCTGAAACAGGAGAGCAAGGGTTCCCGGATTGGTGTTTATCCCTCAAAAAGGAGGTCAAAAGTTACCCTTCTAGGGATCAagttaacattttcttttctctctctagaggAGGCAGACAACTTTTTCCAGATATTTTCTTTCAGTCTGTGGGTTTAGAAACCAAGAAAGCCTCTAGATTTACCATTCGAGCAACATTACTCATCTCCTTCCATTAATCAGGTAAGCCATCATTCCTTCAATTACctaggaattgaaaaaaaaaaattgtatctaatgaaatattattccattttattttctttaagttAACCCATTATTGGTTAAAAGAATGGTGGGTTAAATTCTCCGTAGATAcgatttttccttctttcattGATTTGATCGGGTaagtcatcaattttttttttttgttaaactgaAACTTCCTAGAATTGGACAATTTCTGGGTTAACAGTGTGGTTTATAAGCTAAAATAGCTTTACCCTTTGTTCTTCCctctataaaatctttttttgtcCATTTAGCatacattttttattgaaaatatatcagatttcatttttttatggccCTTATGAGGAAAATGTCCAGATGATGATCTTGCAGTGTTTTATATATAGCCTGAAGGATGATGAGGAGAAATATGCATTTGTGCATGCGGTGCTTGTTGGCTATGCATAATGGTTCTTTTATCAgtatttctttttggttttaccTAGAGGTCTCATAGATTTTGGAGAAGTTGTGGACAAAAGTGACGGGCCCTCTACTTTCTTTGGAGGCGCGTAATGGATTCTAGAGAAGTTGACAAACTGGCAGAccttatattattttactgGTAAATACTAGTTTTCTGTCCAGATATACTTTGATGGttgtataaaacaaattttgaacctaaaaataatattcaattctAAAAACATTGGTATTGTTATCAAATGTCATCTAGGAAGACAATCTTAAAAACTAACAATTtaattctcttaatttaattcgagtttcaaattaaaccatCTGAGAATTGTCTTGATGTGACTCATTTGATATAATAGGTTCAAAAAACAACTCCGAGGAtgactagaaaaataataacttaaaaaaaatcaatataacatcatttttttttaatactaagaCGGAATCATATTACATTGACTCGGGTTTCGTGtcttaactcgtcaaacctatgATCCAGATAATGAACTCCACTGGatttaacaactttatttttttaaaactattcttGACTTAATGatatcataacaaaaataaatactcgcAAAATTGAACGCCAACTAAATGTTGGAATGTTTGTTTGGGCTgtaataatttcatagaaaacaaactgaaatatattataaaaaccgattcaaaatcaaccaaatattaaagaataaagttgatacaaaaaaattcaatggaaagaaaaaaaaaagagatgaaattctttttaaaaaaaaaactatttggtgTTATTATTAAACTCGACCTAGCGAGACAATCTTGAAATCTTCCAACCCAACTCCTTACCTCTTCCGAGTTTTAAATTTATCCCAATGAGAGTTGACTCTAAATCAAGTCCAAAgacaatcaaaacaaaaggtaaaggtatagtttgatttttaaaaaaatttaagatgatattatttttaatattgaaataataacatattgaacaatattttttttaaaatattgatatagcGACATATTGGatgacatttgtttttcaaatattgagacaatgatatttgattttctggagttaacttgtcaaatctgcGACATAGAACACGAGACCATGAcaactgtataaaaaataaatcaaaataaattataaaagttaattcctaatcaatctaatattgaaatataaaattaaaaaaatataaaattaaaaaaagaataaaaataactacCCGAGTCAATCCAAATTAATATGTCAAACCTACAACCCGGGTTATGAGATTCGAATAACCCCatggaaagcaaataaaaaaaaaattatgaagcacaattttccaaccaactcaatattgaaagataaaataaaaaaatat is part of the Populus trichocarpa isolate Nisqually-1 chromosome 2, P.trichocarpa_v4.1, whole genome shotgun sequence genome and encodes:
- the LOC7453927 gene encoding uncharacterized protein LOC7453927: MHQKKSEIQIGKESTGISSDFSTTLNPQFLILHHFQQQNDPITPPSPPCSSPTPYKRPLLTTTTTTTTPHSQTPHRSNSLSKSPTIYHFSTTHQPQSLFSVSTAVKAAAFRFLCPRLARLKVHLRLILLLSLPFFYFLVSHPSHSFLLDFLSAFAFSAALLLSLNLALPRLPSIRLFLSRSFAINKLRNSASRHPLPVFWSIGSKPKPEKRATSGCFVQDYSNGDVYEGEFHKGKCSGSGVYYYYMSGRYEGDWIDGKYDGYGVETWARGSRYRGQYRQGLRHGFGVYRFYTGDVYAGEWSNGQSHGCGVHTCEDGSRYVGEFKWGVKHGLGHYHFRNGDTYAGEYFADKMHGFGVYRFANGHRYEGAWHEGRRQGLGMYTFRNGETQSGHWQNGILDVPSTQNTSHPVSPVAVYHSKVLNAVQEARRAAEKAYDVAKVDERVNRAVAAANRAANAARVAAVKAVQKQMHHNSNNDNIPIPFV